Below is a genomic region from Acidobacteriota bacterium.
GTACGCTTCGAAATTCGACGAGTCCGTCTCGATGGCCCGCTTGAGGAACGACTCGGCCCCCGCCAGATCGCCCGTGGCCGCCCATGTCGTGCCCGCCAGCGCGAGGAGGCTGCTCGTGGGCGTGCCCTTGTCGAGCCGCGCCTGCACGCGTTCGCGCGCGGCCGGACCCTTGCCGTCCTGGACGTCCATCGACACCAGCGACATCAACGGCTCCATCAGCCCCGGGTTGAGCGTGAGGGCCCGATCGAAGGCCGTGCGCGCCCCGGCCCTGTCCTTCCGCGCCAGCGCCACCAGGCCCGCCTGATTGTGAACCTGCGCCACGTTGGGGAATTCCTTCAACAGCCCCTGCGTGACCGACGATGAGCGATCCAGATCGCCGCGCCCGAGCAGCGCCCGCGCGAGCACGAGCTGCGCCGTCACGTTACCGGGCTGCGCCTGCACCACCTGCTCGGCCAGCTGCGTGGCGGCGGGCAGCGCGTTGCGCTGCATCTCGACCATCGCGAGCCGCACCTGCGCGCCCGCCGCGCGGGGATTCAGCTTGAGCACCTCGTTGTACGCGGCTGCCGCCGCGTCGAGGTCGCGTCGCGCCTCCTGCACCGAGCCGAGCAGGAACTGCGCGTCGATGGCCGTGGCATCCTGCGCCACGGCCGCCTGCGCGTCGGTGAGCGCCTCCTCGGGCTTGCCGCCCGCGAGCAGGAGCCGCCCCCGCACGACGCGCGCGGCGCCGAGCGTCGGCGCCTTCGCCACGACCTCGCCGATCGTCTTCAATGCCTCGTCGCGCTTGCCCTCGGCAAACTGCACGTCGGCGAGGCGCGCCTGCGCGAGAGCCCAGTAGCGCTCGTCCTTGCTCATCTCCGCGAGCACGGCCTTGGCATCGTCGGGACGACGCGTGCCGAGGTAGTAGTCCACGAGCCCCAGCGTGGCCGCCGGCGTCTTCATGATCTCGGCCACCTTCTTCAGGTGGGGTTCCGCCTCGGGCGCGCGGTTGGACTGGAGGTAGAACACGGCCAGCGCGCGATGCGCGAGCAGGTGCTCGCCGTCGAGTGCGAGCGCCGCCTTGAACGCGCTCTCGGCGTCGGCGGCACGGCCGCTGCTCCAGAGGAACTGGCCGAGCGCCACCTGCGCGGCCACCGACTTCGGATCGGTCTCCACGGCGCCGCGGAACGAGGCTTCGGCACCCTTCAGGTCACCCTTGGCGGCCTGGATCGCGCCGAGGTTCGTCTCGATGCTGGCGCGCGGGTCGATGCTCAGCGCCTCCTGCATCTCCTTCAGGGCACCATCGAGGTCCGTCAGGCTCGCGAGCGCGTTGGCCCGCACGACAAGGGCGTCGACGTTCTTCGGGTCGATCGCGAGCGCCTTGTCGGCGCGGGCGCGGGCGTCCTCGAATCGCCGCGCGAGGCCGAGGAGCGTCGCCGCCTTGACCTGGGTGTCGACGTCGTTGGGGAGCAGATCCGCCGCGCGCACGTACTCGGCCAGTGCGCCGGCGCCGTTGCCCTGCTTCATGTAGGCCTCGGCGAGCTTCAGCCGCGCGGGCCCGAGCAACTCGTCCTTCTGGACGGCGTTCCTGTATTCGAGTACGGCCGCCGCGACGTCGCCCTTCTCCATGGCGGCATCGCCACGTTCCATGTAGGACTGGGCCGAACGGGAACAGCCAGCGAGCGTGGCGGCAAGTACTGCCGCGCCGAGCGTCATGCCGACGCGATGGGAGACTGCAGTCAAGGGGAGAACCTCCGTATCGAGGATCTTAATCGGCTTCTGAGCGGCAGCGCTGCAGACGTCGGTCGTCCGATGCGCCGCCCGGTGCCCGGTCATTTCAGCTTTCCCGCCCTGCGCCGATTCCCTCCCTGCCAGCGTTCGGGCGTGGGGTCGGATGTGTCCGGGCCCAGGAACGGAACCCGGGCCGGCGGCAATCCAAGGAGACGCGTGTCCGTGCATACCGTGCTGTTCTACGTCAAACACGACAACGAGGTGCCGGTGCTGGTGCCCATCGAGGTGTTGTCGCGTGAACCTGACGTGCAGGGCCACTTGCAGCTGGCCGAGCCGCTCGAGATCGACAAGACAGTGGTGAGGACCGTGCCGCTGGCGCGGTG
It encodes:
- a CDS encoding tetratricopeptide repeat protein, with the protein product MTAVSHRVGMTLGAAVLAATLAGCSRSAQSYMERGDAAMEKGDVAAAVLEYRNAVQKDELLGPARLKLAEAYMKQGNGAGALAEYVRAADLLPNDVDTQVKAATLLGLARRFEDARARADKALAIDPKNVDALVVRANALASLTDLDGALKEMQEALSIDPRASIETNLGAIQAAKGDLKGAEASFRGAVETDPKSVAAQVALGQFLWSSGRAADAESAFKAALALDGEHLLAHRALAVFYLQSNRAPEAEPHLKKVAEIMKTPAATLGLVDYYLGTRRPDDAKAVLAEMSKDERYWALAQARLADVQFAEGKRDEALKTIGEVVAKAPTLGAARVVRGRLLLAGGKPEEALTDAQAAVAQDATAIDAQFLLGSVQEARRDLDAAAAAYNEVLKLNPRAAGAQVRLAMVEMQRNALPAATQLAEQVVQAQPGNVTAQLVLARALLGRGDLDRSSSVTQGLLKEFPNVAQVHNQAGLVALARKDRAGARTAFDRALTLNPGLMEPLMSLVSMDVQDGKGPAARERVQARLDKGTPTSSLLALAGTTWAATGDLAGAESFLKRAIETDSSNFEAYSALARVYVAQRKPDAAVAEFDRLIAKQPNAVGAQTMAALILQGQGKESEAQQRYERLVEANPRAAVAANNLAWMYASRGENLDKALALAQAAKAELPEHPEVNDTLGFVYLKKELPSLAIPPLRLAIEKQPQSPGFHFRLGQALAQTGDKAGAKRALTEALRLKSDFDGAAEARKLLGTLD